One Methylocapsa sp. D3K7 DNA window includes the following coding sequences:
- the ubiG gene encoding bifunctional 2-polyprenyl-6-hydroxyphenol methylase/3-demethylubiquinol 3-O-methyltransferase UbiG codes for MLSQEKSRSDTTIDPEDVARFDRLAAQWWDKDGPMQALHKFNPVRIACLREVLGRHFPAADAPRDWRSAQALQGLTILDIGCGAGILSEPLARLGASMTAIDPAVRNIEAARHHAAKAGLGIDYRCASAEDLVSEGAIFDVVLAMEVIEHVSDVGNFLRQAGAMVRPGGLLVAATLNRTLKSFALAIVGAEYLLGWVPRGTHKWRQFITPQELAKELRASGLHIKNETGVAFDPLTGKWQLSHDMDVNYIMVASRPE; via the coding sequence ATGCTTAGCCAGGAAAAAAGCCGCAGCGACACGACGATCGACCCGGAGGACGTTGCCCGCTTCGACCGGCTCGCCGCGCAATGGTGGGACAAGGACGGTCCCATGCAGGCGCTGCACAAATTCAACCCGGTCCGCATCGCCTGCCTCCGCGAGGTGCTCGGCCGCCACTTCCCGGCCGCGGACGCGCCACGCGACTGGCGTTCCGCCCAGGCGCTCCAAGGCTTGACCATTCTCGATATCGGCTGCGGGGCCGGTATTTTGTCCGAACCCCTGGCGCGGCTCGGTGCCAGCATGACCGCGATCGACCCGGCCGTTCGCAACATCGAGGCCGCGCGGCACCATGCCGCCAAGGCTGGTCTTGGTATCGATTACCGCTGCGCGAGTGCGGAGGACCTGGTCTCCGAGGGCGCCATCTTCGACGTCGTGCTGGCGATGGAAGTCATTGAGCATGTGAGCGATGTGGGGAACTTCCTGCGCCAGGCGGGCGCGATGGTGCGGCCTGGCGGACTGCTTGTCGCCGCTACGCTCAACCGGACCCTCAAGAGCTTCGCGCTTGCGATTGTTGGAGCCGAATATCTGTTGGGATGGGTGCCGCGAGGAACCCATAAATGGCGCCAATTCATCACCCCGCAGGAACTCGCCAAGGAGTTGCGGGCAAGCGGCTTGCACATCAAGAACGAGACGGGAGTTGCGTTTGATCCCTTAACCGGCAAATGGCAGCTCTCACACGACATGGATGTGAATTACATCATGGTTGCGAGCCGTCCGGAATGA
- a CDS encoding DUF2252 family protein: protein MVACVKSKTSLLPSPDERQRALTQIRNLKMARSAHAYVRGNTAKFYEWLDSRVPGSLPEGPPLWICGDCHTGNLGPVANTSGQVEIQIRDLDQSVIGNPAHDLIRLGLSFASAARSSDLPGVATAKMLEQIIEGYESAFDDNSKSEEDSATRPESVRLVLRRAVRRSWRHLAKECIGDASPDIPLGKQFWPISEKEQTALKILFASKAMQRLATLLRSRESDAPVDLLDAAYWVKGCSSLGRLRYAVLLGVGESNPKNADFCLMDVKEAVAAAAPHYQNVSMPQDNADRVVEGARHLAPFLGDRMQAERFLNKSVVVRELLPQDLKIELATLTHDEALKTARFLAKIVGCAHARQMDQAGHKSWQADLLKNRSKSLDAPSWLWRSTVDLLVSHEGAYLEHCRKYALDSL, encoded by the coding sequence ATGGTGGCTTGCGTGAAATCCAAAACGTCTTTGCTTCCCAGTCCTGACGAGCGGCAACGCGCCCTTACTCAAATCCGTAACCTAAAAATGGCCCGATCCGCGCATGCTTATGTGCGAGGAAACACGGCCAAATTTTATGAGTGGCTCGATTCGCGGGTACCGGGGTCGTTGCCCGAAGGGCCCCCTTTATGGATTTGCGGCGATTGCCATACGGGTAACCTTGGCCCAGTGGCCAATACCTCGGGCCAGGTTGAGATTCAGATACGAGACCTTGATCAATCTGTCATCGGAAATCCAGCACATGATCTCATTCGTTTGGGTTTGTCCTTCGCATCCGCGGCGCGAAGTTCCGACCTGCCAGGTGTGGCCACCGCCAAAATGCTGGAACAAATCATCGAGGGCTATGAAAGCGCTTTTGATGACAACTCTAAATCAGAAGAAGACAGCGCAACTAGGCCAGAATCGGTGCGGCTCGTTTTGCGGCGTGCCGTGCGCCGGTCCTGGCGTCATCTTGCCAAGGAATGCATAGGGGACGCCAGCCCCGACATTCCGCTCGGAAAACAGTTTTGGCCCATTTCGGAGAAGGAACAGACTGCTCTTAAAATTCTTTTCGCAAGCAAAGCAATGCAGCGCCTCGCGACGCTGCTGCGTTCTCGGGAAAGCGACGCGCCAGTTGATCTTCTCGATGCAGCTTACTGGGTTAAGGGTTGCAGCTCGCTCGGACGGCTTCGCTATGCGGTGTTGCTTGGCGTTGGAGAGAGCAACCCCAAAAATGCTGACTTTTGTTTAATGGATGTCAAGGAAGCGGTTGCCGCCGCGGCACCGCACTACCAGAATGTCAGTATGCCGCAGGATAACGCCGACCGCGTCGTCGAAGGTGCGCGCCACCTCGCGCCATTTCTTGGAGACAGAATGCAAGCCGAGCGATTCTTAAACAAATCGGTTGTTGTACGGGAGCTGCTGCCACAAGATCTTAAGATAGAGCTCGCAACCCTCACTCATGACGAAGCGCTAAAGACAGCTCGCTTTCTGGCAAAAATCGTTGGATGTGCCCATGCGCGCCAGATGGACCAAGCAGGGCACAAGAGTTGGCAGGCAGATTTACTGAAGAACAGATCGAAATCACTTGATGCACCGTCCTGGCTGTGGCGAAGTACGGTCGATCTGCTTGTTAGCCACGAGGGAGCTTATCTCGAACATTGCCGCAAATATGCCCTAGACAGTTTATGA
- a CDS encoding anion transporter, with product MSSASLAADATIAVFVLTYAGVAFGRAPGLRIDRAGIALVGASLMIALRTLSLDEALKAIDLDAIALLLGMMIIVSQLRVSGFFELASRFALRRAPSAPVLLIVIVIVTGVFSAFLVNDAICLVMAPLVIDVTRALRRNPVPYLLAVAMASNAGSAATFTGNPQNMIIGVSSHLPYAEFAAKLAPAAVFALALTGGLILLCYHKEFSASLGSSTKTLRPRQHSKQLAKGVLVTFGVIAGFFAGAPIAETALIGGSLLLLSRSVNPRKLYAGIDGSLLLMFAGLFIVVAGAEKVLLTANVMAMVYRLHLENTWILSGVTALLSNLVSNVPAVLILKPFIVTLSDPGRAWRLVAMSSTFAGNLTLIGSVANLIVAERAKKEGVTISFFAYLRIGLPLTIGSLAFGTWWLA from the coding sequence ATGAGCTCTGCTTCGCTCGCGGCCGACGCAACTATCGCTGTCTTCGTTTTGACATATGCGGGCGTGGCCTTTGGCCGAGCCCCCGGTTTGCGCATCGACCGCGCCGGCATAGCGCTCGTCGGCGCCAGTTTGATGATCGCGCTGAGGACCCTTAGTCTCGATGAAGCGCTTAAAGCCATTGATCTCGATGCCATTGCGCTTTTGCTCGGCATGATGATCATTGTGAGTCAGTTGCGCGTCTCCGGCTTTTTTGAACTCGCGAGCCGTTTCGCTTTGCGCCGCGCCCCTTCGGCGCCGGTTCTTTTGATCGTTATCGTCATTGTTACGGGTGTATTCTCGGCCTTCCTTGTCAATGACGCCATCTGCCTTGTGATGGCGCCTCTTGTCATCGACGTCACCCGCGCCTTGCGCCGCAATCCGGTGCCTTATCTTTTGGCGGTTGCCATGGCCTCGAACGCCGGCAGCGCCGCGACCTTTACCGGCAATCCGCAAAATATGATTATCGGCGTCTCATCACATCTTCCTTATGCAGAATTCGCAGCCAAGCTCGCCCCGGCGGCGGTGTTTGCCCTTGCATTGACGGGGGGCCTCATTCTCCTTTGTTATCATAAGGAATTCTCGGCCTCTCTTGGCTCAAGCACGAAAACGCTACGCCCGCGCCAGCATTCAAAGCAGCTTGCCAAGGGAGTGCTGGTGACTTTCGGGGTTATCGCTGGTTTTTTTGCCGGAGCTCCCATCGCCGAAACAGCTCTGATCGGCGGCTCGCTGCTGCTTCTGTCGCGTTCCGTCAATCCGCGGAAACTTTATGCAGGAATAGACGGTAGTCTTTTGTTGATGTTTGCCGGGCTTTTCATCGTCGTGGCGGGTGCCGAAAAAGTGCTTCTGACGGCAAATGTTATGGCCATGGTTTACCGCCTTCATCTCGAAAACACTTGGATTTTGTCCGGTGTGACGGCTTTGCTCTCCAATCTCGTTAGCAATGTGCCGGCTGTCTTGATCCTGAAACCATTCATTGTAACCTTATCTGATCCCGGCCGGGCTTGGCGTCTTGTGGCGATGAGTTCGACATTTGCCGGAAACCTCACGCTGATCGGCTCCGTCGCCAATCTGATTGTCGCGGAACGCGCAAAGAAGGAGGGGGTGACAATCTCTTTTTTCGCCTATTTGCGGATTGGGCTGCCGTTGACGATTGGGAGCCTCGCTTTTGGCACATGGTGGCTTGCGTGA
- a CDS encoding aspartate kinase yields the protein MSRLVMKFGGTSVANIERIRNVARHIARERLSGHDIAVVVSAMAGATNQLVGWCEDAAKLYDRREYDAVVASGEQVTAGLLAIVLQEQGIPARSWQGWQIPVLTSNDHGSGRIQHIGATAILDGFAARGEVAVITGFQGLHKESGRIVTLGRGGSDTSAVAVAAALGADRCDIYTDVDGVYTTDPRIVAKARRLDRIAFEEMLEMASLGAKVLHVRSVELAMAHRVKTFVRSSFDDPAQSNQGTLICDEEDIVESHVVTGIAFSRDEAQLTLRRVADSPGVAAAIFMPLAEANINVDMIIQVASEESGVTDLTFTVSAADFERAQTILFQEQKRIGFTSLHGASDVVKVSAIGVGMRSHAGVAARAFKALAEKGINIRAITTSEIKFSVLIEAAYTELAVRTLHSLYGLDKA from the coding sequence ATGTCCCGTCTTGTGATGAAATTTGGCGGCACATCGGTCGCGAACATAGAACGCATTCGCAATGTTGCAAGGCACATCGCGCGGGAGCGCCTGTCTGGCCATGACATCGCCGTCGTTGTCTCCGCGATGGCCGGGGCGACCAATCAGCTTGTCGGGTGGTGCGAGGACGCCGCAAAACTTTACGACCGGCGGGAATATGACGCCGTGGTTGCCTCGGGCGAGCAGGTGACGGCCGGTCTCCTTGCCATCGTTCTGCAGGAACAGGGAATTCCGGCGCGTTCGTGGCAGGGTTGGCAAATCCCGGTCCTGACATCGAACGATCATGGCTCGGGACGCATACAACATATTGGTGCTACAGCGATTCTCGATGGTTTTGCGGCGCGGGGTGAGGTGGCGGTCATCACCGGCTTTCAAGGCCTTCATAAGGAAAGCGGCCGTATTGTCACGCTTGGGCGCGGCGGGTCGGATACAAGCGCGGTGGCCGTGGCGGCGGCGCTTGGAGCGGACCGCTGCGACATTTATACCGATGTTGATGGAGTCTATACGACAGATCCTAGAATTGTCGCGAAAGCCAGGCGGCTCGATCGCATCGCCTTCGAGGAGATGCTGGAAATGGCCTCGCTCGGGGCCAAGGTTCTCCATGTGCGGTCGGTGGAGCTTGCCATGGCGCATAGGGTCAAGACATTTGTCCGGTCATCTTTCGACGACCCGGCCCAAAGCAATCAGGGGACATTGATTTGTGACGAGGAGGATATAGTGGAGAGCCATGTGGTCACCGGGATCGCTTTCTCGCGGGACGAGGCACAGCTTACATTGCGCCGTGTCGCGGACAGTCCCGGCGTCGCGGCCGCCATTTTCATGCCGCTCGCCGAAGCCAATATCAACGTGGACATGATCATTCAGGTGGCGTCGGAAGAATCAGGTGTGACCGATCTTACCTTTACGGTATCCGCGGCCGACTTCGAGCGGGCGCAAACGATCTTGTTTCAGGAGCAGAAACGTATCGGCTTTACGAGCTTGCACGGGGCAAGCGACGTCGTAAAAGTGTCGGCGATTGGTGTCGGCATGCGCAGTCATGCAGGCGTCGCGGCGCGGGCGTTTAAGGCGCTGGCTGAAAAAGGGATCAATATCCGGGCGATCACGACGTCAGAGATTAAATTTTCGGTTTTGATCGAGGCCGCTTATACCGAATTGGCCGTAAGAACTTTGCACAGCCTTTATGGGCTGGACAAAGCTTGA
- a CDS encoding septum formation initiator family protein, translating to MVIYRRVRATFYPLLLYCVSGAIGGYFVWHAVNGERGLKTKGEYEQKIATLRSDLDDLKLEHASWDHRISLLSGREIDRDLLDEETRSLLGRVNRNDLVVFFPRAQK from the coding sequence ATGGTCATTTACCGACGCGTGCGCGCCACTTTCTATCCGTTGTTGCTGTATTGCGTCTCTGGCGCGATCGGCGGCTATTTCGTCTGGCATGCGGTGAATGGCGAGCGCGGTCTTAAAACCAAGGGCGAATACGAACAAAAGATTGCGACTCTGCGCAGTGATTTGGACGATCTCAAATTAGAGCATGCCTCGTGGGATCACCGGATATCCTTGCTGTCCGGCCGTGAGATTGACCGCGATCTTCTCGACGAGGAAACACGGTCTCTGCTCGGCCGGGTCAACCGTAACGATCTCGTCGTATTTTTTCCGCGAGCGCAAAAATAG
- the ptsP gene encoding phosphoenolpyruvate--protein phosphotransferase, whose translation MFGTLGGPRLLLRRLREVMAEPVSPQARLDKIVVHIAANMVAEVCSVYVLRADGRLELYATEGLNREAVHLTTLRTGEGLVGLIAETAEPLALADAQLHPSFMYRPETGEEIYSSFLGVPILRGGNTLGVLVVQNKARRAYPEEEIEALQTTAMLLAEMIASGELQSLAPPGRDIALRRPLALKGTPIAEGVGLGHVVLHEPRIIVKQLVAEDVKKEIERLDTAIGAMRRSLDLLIDRGNMGPGEHRDVLETFRLFAHDRGWLRRLREAVATGLTAEAAVERVQNDTRAKLQRQTEPYIRERLHDLDDLANRLLHQLTGQGFVGTHDEMPYNSVIVARSMGPAALLEYDRAKLRGLVLEESGALSHVAIVARALGIAAVGDVANIVDLVEPGDALIVDGLSGDVHLRPSPDVEHSYAEKARLRARKQAQYHKLRDVPTVTKDGVAIDLHMNAGMVVDLQHVAETGAVSVGLFRTEIQFMLASRLPKMSEQEALYRTALDSVDGKSITFRTLDIGSDKILPYMAKVEEENPALGWRAIRIGLDRPGLLRSQLRGLLRASSGREMRIMFPMIATLEEFETAKAFVEGELAHLRLHGRAAPSSLKLGIMIEVPSMLWQLEEACKQVDFLSVGSNDLIQYLYAADRDNKRVATRFDPLSAPVLHALKLIADTARASATPLTLCGEMGGKPLEAMVLLALGYRGLSMSAASIGPVKAMVLATRLREAESFVLNLINEAKGGHSLRDKFRKFAKSKGIPV comes from the coding sequence ATGTTTGGCACGCTCGGCGGTCCCCGTCTGCTGCTGCGCCGCCTTCGCGAGGTCATGGCCGAGCCGGTCAGCCCGCAGGCGCGGCTCGACAAGATCGTCGTGCATATAGCCGCGAACATGGTCGCGGAGGTTTGCTCGGTCTATGTGCTGCGCGCCGACGGACGCCTCGAACTTTATGCCACCGAGGGGTTGAATCGCGAAGCCGTCCACTTGACCACATTGCGCACCGGTGAAGGACTGGTCGGCTTGATCGCCGAGACCGCCGAGCCGCTCGCGCTTGCCGACGCGCAATTGCATCCCTCGTTTATGTACCGGCCGGAAACGGGCGAGGAAATCTATTCCTCGTTCCTTGGCGTGCCGATTCTGCGTGGCGGCAACACACTCGGCGTGCTGGTGGTTCAAAACAAGGCGCGCCGCGCCTATCCCGAGGAAGAAATCGAGGCGCTGCAGACAACGGCCATGCTGCTGGCCGAGATGATCGCGTCGGGCGAGTTGCAATCGCTGGCGCCGCCGGGGCGCGACATCGCGTTGCGCCGGCCGCTCGCCCTCAAGGGGACCCCGATTGCCGAGGGCGTCGGGCTTGGCCATGTCGTCTTGCATGAGCCGCGTATCATCGTCAAACAACTCGTCGCCGAAGACGTCAAGAAGGAAATTGAACGGCTCGATACGGCGATTGGTGCCATGCGCCGATCGCTCGATCTCCTCATCGACCGCGGCAACATGGGTCCAGGAGAGCATCGTGATGTGCTGGAAACTTTCAGGCTCTTCGCGCATGACCGGGGCTGGTTGCGGCGGTTGCGCGAAGCGGTGGCGACCGGACTGACGGCGGAAGCGGCGGTCGAACGCGTGCAAAACGACACGCGCGCCAAATTGCAGCGGCAAACCGAGCCCTACATACGCGAGCGGTTGCATGATCTCGACGACCTCGCCAACCGTTTGCTGCATCAGCTCACGGGTCAGGGATTTGTCGGAACACATGACGAGATGCCTTATAACTCGGTCATTGTCGCGCGCTCCATGGGGCCCGCCGCCCTCCTCGAATATGACCGCGCAAAACTTCGCGGATTGGTTCTCGAGGAATCCGGCGCGTTGAGCCATGTCGCGATCGTCGCTCGCGCGCTCGGCATTGCCGCTGTTGGAGATGTTGCCAATATCGTCGATTTGGTCGAGCCAGGTGATGCTTTGATCGTCGATGGGCTTTCGGGCGACGTTCATTTGCGGCCATCGCCGGATGTCGAGCATTCCTATGCCGAAAAGGCGCGGCTGCGCGCCCGTAAGCAAGCGCAGTATCATAAATTGCGCGACGTGCCCACCGTCACCAAGGACGGCGTCGCGATCGATCTGCATATGAATGCTGGCATGGTCGTCGATCTCCAGCATGTCGCCGAGACGGGGGCGGTGTCGGTCGGGCTGTTCCGGACGGAGATCCAGTTTATGCTCGCCTCGCGCTTGCCAAAGATGAGCGAGCAGGAAGCCCTTTACCGGACAGCTCTCGATTCGGTTGACGGGAAATCCATTACCTTCCGGACCCTGGATATTGGTTCCGACAAGATCCTGCCGTATATGGCGAAAGTCGAGGAGGAAAATCCGGCGCTTGGCTGGCGAGCCATCCGCATTGGTCTCGACCGGCCCGGTCTTTTGCGTTCGCAATTGCGCGGCTTATTGCGGGCAAGCTCGGGACGCGAGATGCGAATCATGTTTCCCATGATTGCAACGTTAGAAGAATTTGAAACCGCGAAAGCCTTTGTCGAGGGTGAGCTCGCACATTTGCGCTTGCATGGCCGGGCGGCGCCCTCGAGCCTCAAGCTCGGGATTATGATCGAAGTGCCTTCCATGCTCTGGCAGCTTGAGGAGGCCTGCAAGCAGGTTGATTTTCTTTCGGTCGGCTCGAATGACCTCATCCAATATCTTTATGCTGCGGATCGCGACAACAAGCGGGTCGCGACGCGGTTCGATCCGCTGTCGGCGCCAGTCCTGCACGCCTTGAAGCTGATCGCCGACACAGCACGCGCATCCGCGACACCTTTGACGTTGTGTGGCGAAATGGGAGGCAAGCCGCTGGAAGCCATGGTGCTGCTCGCCTTGGGCTATCGCGGCCTGTCGATGTCGGCGGCGTCAATCGGTCCCGTGAAGGCAATGGTCCTCGCAACCCGTTTGCGTGAGGCGGAGAGTTTTGTCTTGAACCTCATCAACGAGGCGAAGGGGGGGCATTCGTTACGGGACAAATTTCGGAAGTTTGCGAAATCGAAGGGCATTCCAGTCTAA
- a CDS encoding MFS transporter, translating into MRQEHSLDAVNFFLADVRQGLGPYLAIYLLTERRWAEDQIGFVMTIAAVSSLIVQAPAGALIDLSHAKRGIMVVAALVVTGASILLPFMSSFVFVAGSQAAAVAAESFFGPAVAAITLGLMGPRAFTQRIGRNESFNHAGNAFAAALAGICAWKGGPVVVFYILAGMALLSIVSILTIRADAIDYDRARGLHDGPSASRDKPSGLSVLLSNRGLMIFCVCCVIFHLANAAMLPLVGQKLALQDKNQGTALMSGCIVAAQVVMVPMAMLVGHKADVWGRKPLFLAGFAILSLRGFLYPLSDNRFWLFAVQSLDGAGAGLYGALFPLIVADLTRGTGHFNLAQGGVITAQGIGAALSTSLAGLVVVHAGFSAAFLVLACIAASGFLLYFFAMPETQGTDSTVPSVIAE; encoded by the coding sequence ATGCGCCAGGAACATTCGCTTGATGCCGTGAATTTTTTCCTTGCGGATGTGCGCCAGGGCCTAGGACCCTATCTTGCGATCTATCTTTTGACTGAACGGCGTTGGGCGGAAGATCAGATCGGCTTCGTGATGACCATTGCCGCCGTCTCTAGCTTGATCGTGCAGGCTCCGGCCGGGGCTTTGATTGATCTGAGCCATGCCAAAAGGGGGATCATGGTCGTTGCTGCCTTGGTCGTGACGGGTGCCTCAATCCTCCTGCCTTTCATGTCTTCCTTTGTCTTTGTCGCAGGATCGCAAGCTGCAGCTGTCGCGGCGGAAAGTTTTTTTGGACCGGCGGTTGCCGCGATCACCTTGGGACTCATGGGACCGCGTGCGTTCACCCAACGCATTGGTCGCAATGAGTCTTTTAATCATGCTGGCAACGCGTTCGCAGCGGCGCTCGCGGGGATTTGCGCTTGGAAGGGAGGGCCTGTCGTCGTCTTCTATATTCTTGCTGGCATGGCGTTGCTTTCGATCGTGAGCATTCTCACCATTAGAGCGGACGCCATTGACTATGATCGCGCCCGTGGCCTCCATGATGGCCCTTCCGCGTCGCGAGATAAGCCCTCTGGTCTCAGTGTGCTCTTGAGTAACCGAGGCCTTATGATTTTCTGCGTCTGCTGCGTGATTTTTCATCTCGCCAATGCCGCGATGCTGCCGTTGGTCGGCCAGAAGCTGGCTCTGCAGGACAAGAATCAAGGCACCGCTCTGATGTCGGGCTGTATCGTCGCGGCGCAGGTTGTCATGGTCCCGATGGCCATGCTGGTTGGTCATAAGGCCGATGTTTGGGGCCGAAAGCCTCTGTTTCTCGCCGGATTCGCTATTTTGTCCCTGCGCGGTTTTCTCTACCCCTTGTCGGATAATCGCTTTTGGCTGTTCGCGGTGCAAAGTCTCGATGGCGCAGGCGCCGGACTTTATGGCGCGCTGTTTCCCCTCATCGTTGCGGATTTGACGCGCGGCACCGGCCATTTCAATCTGGCCCAGGGCGGTGTGATCACGGCGCAAGGCATCGGCGCGGCGCTTAGCACATCATTGGCAGGACTCGTCGTCGTTCATGCGGGTTTTTCTGCCGCATTTCTTGTTTTGGCTTGCATAGCGGCTTCAGGATTTCTGCTTTATTTCTTTGCCATGCCGGAGACGCAAGGGACAGACTCTACCGTGCCCAGCGTGATCGCAGAATGA